The sequence below is a genomic window from Methylotuvimicrobium sp. KM2.
AGGCTGCGAGTGTGCGGCGGCAGCTCGCAGACGGCCCGCAGATAGCGAAAAAACTGCGCTCCGTGGCTTTGTTCGACCACCAACAGGCGATCTATTCCTTCCAAAACTCTAGCGATCCTTACAGGATCAAGCGGGGCGATCAGCCTTAGCGACACGAGCCGTACCGCCGATCCATCGGCACAAACCCTCGCAACGGCCTCGCGAGCCGCTTGGGTGGTGGAACCCCAGGTCAGCAACCCAAGAGAGCCGTCGCCCTCGATGTCGGCCCAGTCATCACCATAATCGAATTGCTCGAGCTTGCGGCGGCGCTTGTCCAACTGTAGGCGATGGTCGGCGGGCATGGCCGAGGGGCGCGCCGACGGTTTGTGGCTCAAACCCGTAGCTGTGTATTCGCTGCCCGGCGTGCCGGGAATGCCCATCATCGAGACACCGTCGCTGGAATCCCCGAAACGCTGGAAATCCGCGATGTCTGCCGGCGCTCTGCGCCGCTCGGCGTGCCACTCGCGATCCTTTGGCGGATTAATGGCAGTGCGTGACTGCCCCAGAAACTGGTCGCTCAACACCACAGCCGGGCATTGCAGCGCCTCGGCCAGGAATACGGCCCACTGGGTGGTCGTCACGCAGTCGCTAATACCGTTGGGCGCCAACACCAGCCGTGGCGCATCGCCGTGCGCGCCATAAACGGCAATGGCGAGATCGGCCTGCTCGGACTTGGTGGGAATGCCAGTAGACGGTCCGCCACGCATAACGTCAACCACGACCAGTGGCGTCTCGGTCGCCACCGCAAGCCCCAGCGCTTCGACCATCAGAGATAACCCCGGACCCGAGGTGGCTGTCATGGCCGGCACCCCGCCAAACGAGGCACCTATGCACATATTGATCGAGGCGAGTTCGTCTTCGGCCTGTACCAGGCAGCCGCCTACCTCGGGGAGCCGTCTAGCCAACCATTCCTGAATCTCAGTGGAAGGCGTGATCGGATAGGCGGCACAGAACCGCACCCCGCCGCGCAGCGCACCCATGCCGACGGCTTCGTTACCGGTCAACAGCCAACGCGGTTGAGGTTGGGGCGGTGCGAGCCTGCAGGCACATTGGAGCGATTCGGTCTCGGAAATACTCGCCAGCAGGCCAGTCTGTATAACATTGAGCAACAGGCTCCCTTTTCCGGTTAGCCGGCGTTTAATAGTATTCTTCATGCACTCGAAGTCGAGACCGACAAGCGCCCCGACGATGCCCACGGCAATGATATTGGCGCGTAAGCCGGAATGTTCGCGCGCAAGTTCGCTAAGCCTTACCGCGTAGTGTCGAGCACCTGAATCTGTCACCCAGACGGGCGGCTCGCCTTCGGCAGAGTCAGCAATAACCACACTATCGGCATCCAGCGCCAGCTCGTCGGAAAAGTACTCGGCCTTGCCCCAGTCCAGCGCGACTAAGAGATCAATGCGATCATCCGGGCAGCCGACAGGCGTCACGCCCAACCGAAGCACCGCTGCGGCTTCGCCTCCACGGATCTGTGGACCGGTGGAACGGGTCATCAAGCCGAAATAACCAGCCTCGGCAGCAGCATCCAGCAGGATCTGCCCGGCGGTCATTACGCCGGCCCCGCCGCTGCCGATCAGAGCCAACGAGAAACTGTCATCGGGCGGTTTTTCTTTCGCCTCGTTCATCGCCGACCGGTTCCTTCAGGCTTATTCATTTTTATAATGTTCATGATTCATTCTCTGCTCGGCACGGGATTACATGCCCCGCACTTTTACCTGTTTACTTGCAAGGACCGGCGGCGTTGTGTGGAATTACTCATAAGAAATCCAATTCTTCGCCTAATCGCGCATTCCGACCCGA
It includes:
- a CDS encoding 2-oxoacid:acceptor oxidoreductase subunit alpha, translated to MNEAKEKPPDDSFSLALIGSGGAGVMTAGQILLDAAAEAGYFGLMTRSTGPQIRGGEAAAVLRLGVTPVGCPDDRIDLLVALDWGKAEYFSDELALDADSVVIADSAEGEPPVWVTDSGARHYAVRLSELAREHSGLRANIIAVGIVGALVGLDFECMKNTIKRRLTGKGSLLLNVIQTGLLASISETESLQCACRLAPPQPQPRWLLTGNEAVGMGALRGGVRFCAAYPITPSTEIQEWLARRLPEVGGCLVQAEDELASINMCIGASFGGVPAMTATSGPGLSLMVEALGLAVATETPLVVVDVMRGGPSTGIPTKSEQADLAIAVYGAHGDAPRLVLAPNGISDCVTTTQWAVFLAEALQCPAVVLSDQFLGQSRTAINPPKDREWHAERRRAPADIADFQRFGDSSDGVSMMGIPGTPGSEYTATGLSHKPSARPSAMPADHRLQLDKRRRKLEQFDYGDDWADIEGDGSLGLLTWGSTTQAAREAVARVCADGSAVRLVSLRLIAPLDPVRIARVLEGIDRLLVVEQSHGAQFFRYLRAVCELPPHTRSLAEPGPLPLRPGRIAAALRVLEMEQVK